The genomic DNA CCGCCTTTTTGGACGCGCTTTAGGACTCCCGGCTCATCGGGATCGAGGCTGTCCTCGGGCCCCTTCGGGTTCTTCTCAGGGCTCTGGGAAAAATAGTCCGGGCGGTACCAGTCCGAGCACCACTGCCAGACATTGCCCGCCATGTCGTAGAGGCCAAAGGCATTGGCAGGGAAGCTTCCCACCGGCGAGGTGCGTGCAAAGCCATCGGCCTGGGTGTTTTTGTAGGGGAAGTCGCCGTTAAACGTATTGGCCATCTGCTTGCCGCCTGGCGCAAACGTATTGCCCCAGACAAAAGGCTTCTGATCCAGCCCGCCGCGCGCAGCAAACTCCCACTCCGCCTCCGTGGGGAGGCGCTTGCCCGCCCACTTGGCGTAGGCCGCAGCGTCCTCGTAGGCAACCTGCACCACAGGATGGCTCTCTCGGCCTTTGAGGTCGCTTGTCGGGCCTTCGGGGTGACGCCAGTCGGCCTTGGGGACATAGCTCCACCACTGGGTGACATCATCGAGGCGCACGGCGTGGTCGGGCGGGGTAAAGACAACAGCACCTGGGACGAGCTTATCCAGCGGGACGCCGGGGAACTCTTTGGGATCGAGGGGGCGCTCGGCGACGGTTTTATAGCCCGTGGCGGCGACGAATCTGTCAAACTGGGCATTGGTGACGGGGTACTTGTCCATCCAGAACCCAGCGAGTGTCACCCGGTGCACGGGCTGCGAATCGTGGAAACGCGGATCGTCGCTGCCCATCCGGAATGTACCACCTGCAATTTGAACCATTCCCTCCGTGCTTTGGACGGAGGACGTGCTCGCCTGTTTTTGACAGCCAGACGCAACGAGCAAGAGACACGAGAGGGCTATCCAACAATGCTGTGTGTCGTTCATGATGCTATTGTAACGGCCAGCTAGGGACGGTGGAGTGAGCAGCATTGGGGAGTGACTCGGCTCTGGCACACTCCTATGGACGCCGGTCGGCGAGATTAGTTCGCTCATGGGAGACTCTTTCTCCTAGAGATCCTCGTTGAACCAACCTGCGCTCTTAAACCACTTGGCATGGCCGTCTGCCTTCACGCTCGTCGTCGGCGAGGGCCAGAGACGCGAGCTGGTCAATGCATTGTAAGCGGAAGATTTGAAGCGGCGACGAGAAGAAGCGAAGGGATTAGGCAGCGAAATCCGGAATCTAGCTCCCAGATGAAGCCCAATATCCTCTTTATCATGAGCGACGACCACGCCGCGCATGCGATCAGTGCCTACGGCAGTCGTATCAACCAGACGCCGCAGATAGTTGGGGTACCCACAGTGTTGTGTGGTTTCCTTTAAGCAACAGCTTACCTCACTAATGACGATAGAGATGCGCACGTGATGGCAGCGTCATGAAGAAACAAACACTTACTCGGTGTAGGAAAAGGCCTGTAGGGAGAGAGGGCTGGCAAGGTTCTTCAGGCTCCAGCTCGTGTGCCCAAACGAGCACGCCAGCACCTGCCCATGCCACCCAGGCTTGATTGCCACACCGTAGAGGTTCTTGATTCCCAGTGGTATGCCAGCAATACGCTCTGGTTGCCCGGGAAGGAAAAACCGCCCTGGCGGCACGGTCTTCGG from Armatimonas rosea includes the following:
- a CDS encoding formylglycine-generating enzyme family protein; protein product: MVQIAGGTFRMGSDDPRFHDSQPVHRVTLAGFWMDKYPVTNAQFDRFVAATGYKTVAERPLDPKEFPGVPLDKLVPGAVVFTPPDHAVRLDDVTQWWSYVPKADWRHPEGPTSDLKGRESHPVVQVAYEDAAAYAKWAGKRLPTEAEWEFAARGGLDQKPFVWGNTFAPGGKQMANTFNGDFPYKNTQADGFARTSPVGSFPANAFGLYDMAGNVWQWCSDWYRPDYFSQSPEKNPKGPEDSLDPDEPGVLKRVQKGGSFLCCEAYCARYMPGGRGKGDINTGSSHIGFRCVKDVSP